In one window of Ovis aries strain OAR_USU_Benz2616 breed Rambouillet chromosome 5, ARS-UI_Ramb_v3.0, whole genome shotgun sequence DNA:
- the GABRA6 gene encoding gamma-aminobutyric acid receptor subunit alpha-6 isoform X2, whose translation MVSPLPCLCIVLWVENALGKLEDEGNFYSKNISRILDNLLEGYDNRLRPGFGGAVTEVKTDIYVTSFGPVSDVEMEYTMDVFFRQTWTDERLKFGGPTEILSLNNLMVSKIWTPDTFFRNGKKSIAHNMTTPNKLFRIMQNGTILYTMRLTINADCPMKLVNFPMDGHACPLKFGSCEYVIMTVYFHLQRKMGYFMIQIYTPCIMTVILSQVSFWINKESVPARTVFGITTVLTMTTLSISARHSLPKVSYATAMDWFIAVCFAFVFSALIEFAAVNYFTNLQTQKAKRKAQIAASPPVTIAKATEPLEAEIVLHPDSKYHLKKRITSLTLPIVPSPEASKVLTRAPILQSTPVTPPPLSPTFGGTSKIDQYSRILFPVAFAGFNLVYWIVYLSKDTMEVSSSVE comes from the exons ATGGTGTCGCCTCTGCCCTGTCTGTGCATTGTTCTCTG GGTAGAAAATGCTCTAGGGAAACTTGAAGATGAAGGAAACTTCTATTCCAAAAACATCAGTCGGATCCTGGACAACTTGCTTGAAGGCTACGACAATCGTCTGCGACCGGGATTTGGAG GTGCTGTCACTGAAGTCAAAACAGACATTTACGTGACAAGTTTTGGGCCCGTGTCAGACGTGGAGATG GAGTACACGATGGACGTTTTTTTCCGCCAGACTTGGACAGATGAGAGGTTGAAGTTTGGGGGGCCAACTGAGATTTTGAGCTTGAATAACCTGATGGTCAGTAAAATCTGGACACCTGACACTTTTTTCAGGAATGGCAAAAAATCAATTGCTCACAACATGACAACTCCTAATAAACTCTTCAGAATAATGCAGAATGGAACCATTCTATACACCATGAG GCTTACCATCAACGCTGACTGTCCTATGAAACTGGTCAACTTTCCTATGGATGGGCATGCTTGTCCACTCAAATTTGGCAGTT GTGAATACGTAATAATGACAGTTTATTTCCATTTGCAAAGGAAGATGGGCTACTTCATGATACAGATCTACACTCCTTGCATTATGACAGTCATTCTTTCCCAGGTGTCTTTCTGGATTAATAAGGAGTCTGTTCCAGCCAGAACTGTCTTTG GAATCACCACTGTTTTAACCATGACCACTTTAAGCATCAGTGCCCGGCACTCCTTGCCAAAAGTGTCTTATGCAACTGCCATGGATTGGTTCATAGCTGTTTGCTTTGCTTTCGTCTTCTCTGCTCTTATTGAGTTTGCTGCTGTCAACTACTTTACCAATcttcagacacaaaaggccaaaAGGAAGGCACAGATTGCAGCCTCACCCCCAGTGACAATAGCAAAAGCGACTGAACCCCTGGAAGCTGAGATTGTTTTG CATCCTGATTCCAAGTACCATCTGAAGAAAAGAATCACATCTCTGACATTGCCAATAGTTCCATCCCCTGAGGCCAGCAAAGTCCTCACAAGAGCTCCCATCTTACAGTCAACGCCTGTAacccccccacccctctctccaACCTTTGGAGGTACCAGTAAAATAGACCAGTATTCTCGGATTCTCTTCCCAGTTGCATTTGCAGGATTCAACCTTGTATATTGGATAGTTTATCTATCCAAAGATACAATGGAAGTGAGCAGCAGTGTGGAATAG
- the GABRA6 gene encoding gamma-aminobutyric acid receptor subunit alpha-6 isoform X1: protein MVSPLPCLCIVLWVENALGKLEDEGNFYSKNISRILDNLLEGYDNRLRPGFGGAVTEVKTDIYVTSFGPVSDVEMEYTMDVFFRQTWTDERLKFGGPTEILSLNNLMVSKIWTPDTFFRNGKKSIAHNMTTPNKLFRIMQNGTILYTMRLTINADCPMKLVNFPMDGHACPLKFGSYAYPKSEIIYTWKKGPLYSVEVPEESSSLLQYDLIGQTVSSETIKSNTGEYVIMTVYFHLQRKMGYFMIQIYTPCIMTVILSQVSFWINKESVPARTVFGITTVLTMTTLSISARHSLPKVSYATAMDWFIAVCFAFVFSALIEFAAVNYFTNLQTQKAKRKAQIAASPPVTIAKATEPLEAEIVLHPDSKYHLKKRITSLTLPIVPSPEASKVLTRAPILQSTPVTPPPLSPTFGGTSKIDQYSRILFPVAFAGFNLVYWIVYLSKDTMEVSSSVE, encoded by the exons ATGGTGTCGCCTCTGCCCTGTCTGTGCATTGTTCTCTG GGTAGAAAATGCTCTAGGGAAACTTGAAGATGAAGGAAACTTCTATTCCAAAAACATCAGTCGGATCCTGGACAACTTGCTTGAAGGCTACGACAATCGTCTGCGACCGGGATTTGGAG GTGCTGTCACTGAAGTCAAAACAGACATTTACGTGACAAGTTTTGGGCCCGTGTCAGACGTGGAGATG GAGTACACGATGGACGTTTTTTTCCGCCAGACTTGGACAGATGAGAGGTTGAAGTTTGGGGGGCCAACTGAGATTTTGAGCTTGAATAACCTGATGGTCAGTAAAATCTGGACACCTGACACTTTTTTCAGGAATGGCAAAAAATCAATTGCTCACAACATGACAACTCCTAATAAACTCTTCAGAATAATGCAGAATGGAACCATTCTATACACCATGAG GCTTACCATCAACGCTGACTGTCCTATGAAACTGGTCAACTTTCCTATGGATGGGCATGCTTGTCCACTCAAATTTGGCAGTT atgCTTACCCCAAAAGTGAAATCATATATACATGGAAAAAAGGACCACTTTACTCAGTGGAAGTCCCAGAAGAATCCTCAAGCCTTCTTCAGTATGATCTGATTGGACAAACAGTATCTAGTGAGACGATTAAATCTAACACAG GTGAATACGTAATAATGACAGTTTATTTCCATTTGCAAAGGAAGATGGGCTACTTCATGATACAGATCTACACTCCTTGCATTATGACAGTCATTCTTTCCCAGGTGTCTTTCTGGATTAATAAGGAGTCTGTTCCAGCCAGAACTGTCTTTG GAATCACCACTGTTTTAACCATGACCACTTTAAGCATCAGTGCCCGGCACTCCTTGCCAAAAGTGTCTTATGCAACTGCCATGGATTGGTTCATAGCTGTTTGCTTTGCTTTCGTCTTCTCTGCTCTTATTGAGTTTGCTGCTGTCAACTACTTTACCAATcttcagacacaaaaggccaaaAGGAAGGCACAGATTGCAGCCTCACCCCCAGTGACAATAGCAAAAGCGACTGAACCCCTGGAAGCTGAGATTGTTTTG CATCCTGATTCCAAGTACCATCTGAAGAAAAGAATCACATCTCTGACATTGCCAATAGTTCCATCCCCTGAGGCCAGCAAAGTCCTCACAAGAGCTCCCATCTTACAGTCAACGCCTGTAacccccccacccctctctccaACCTTTGGAGGTACCAGTAAAATAGACCAGTATTCTCGGATTCTCTTCCCAGTTGCATTTGCAGGATTCAACCTTGTATATTGGATAGTTTATCTATCCAAAGATACAATGGAAGTGAGCAGCAGTGTGGAATAG
- the GABRA6 gene encoding gamma-aminobutyric acid receptor subunit alpha-6 isoform X3: MEYTMDVFFRQTWTDERLKFGGPTEILSLNNLMVSKIWTPDTFFRNGKKSIAHNMTTPNKLFRIMQNGTILYTMRLTINADCPMKLVNFPMDGHACPLKFGSYAYPKSEIIYTWKKGPLYSVEVPEESSSLLQYDLIGQTVSSETIKSNTGEYVIMTVYFHLQRKMGYFMIQIYTPCIMTVILSQVSFWINKESVPARTVFGITTVLTMTTLSISARHSLPKVSYATAMDWFIAVCFAFVFSALIEFAAVNYFTNLQTQKAKRKAQIAASPPVTIAKATEPLEAEIVLHPDSKYHLKKRITSLTLPIVPSPEASKVLTRAPILQSTPVTPPPLSPTFGGTSKIDQYSRILFPVAFAGFNLVYWIVYLSKDTMEVSSSVE, from the exons ATG GAGTACACGATGGACGTTTTTTTCCGCCAGACTTGGACAGATGAGAGGTTGAAGTTTGGGGGGCCAACTGAGATTTTGAGCTTGAATAACCTGATGGTCAGTAAAATCTGGACACCTGACACTTTTTTCAGGAATGGCAAAAAATCAATTGCTCACAACATGACAACTCCTAATAAACTCTTCAGAATAATGCAGAATGGAACCATTCTATACACCATGAG GCTTACCATCAACGCTGACTGTCCTATGAAACTGGTCAACTTTCCTATGGATGGGCATGCTTGTCCACTCAAATTTGGCAGTT atgCTTACCCCAAAAGTGAAATCATATATACATGGAAAAAAGGACCACTTTACTCAGTGGAAGTCCCAGAAGAATCCTCAAGCCTTCTTCAGTATGATCTGATTGGACAAACAGTATCTAGTGAGACGATTAAATCTAACACAG GTGAATACGTAATAATGACAGTTTATTTCCATTTGCAAAGGAAGATGGGCTACTTCATGATACAGATCTACACTCCTTGCATTATGACAGTCATTCTTTCCCAGGTGTCTTTCTGGATTAATAAGGAGTCTGTTCCAGCCAGAACTGTCTTTG GAATCACCACTGTTTTAACCATGACCACTTTAAGCATCAGTGCCCGGCACTCCTTGCCAAAAGTGTCTTATGCAACTGCCATGGATTGGTTCATAGCTGTTTGCTTTGCTTTCGTCTTCTCTGCTCTTATTGAGTTTGCTGCTGTCAACTACTTTACCAATcttcagacacaaaaggccaaaAGGAAGGCACAGATTGCAGCCTCACCCCCAGTGACAATAGCAAAAGCGACTGAACCCCTGGAAGCTGAGATTGTTTTG CATCCTGATTCCAAGTACCATCTGAAGAAAAGAATCACATCTCTGACATTGCCAATAGTTCCATCCCCTGAGGCCAGCAAAGTCCTCACAAGAGCTCCCATCTTACAGTCAACGCCTGTAacccccccacccctctctccaACCTTTGGAGGTACCAGTAAAATAGACCAGTATTCTCGGATTCTCTTCCCAGTTGCATTTGCAGGATTCAACCTTGTATATTGGATAGTTTATCTATCCAAAGATACAATGGAAGTGAGCAGCAGTGTGGAATAG